CTTGTAAAGGGAATATTTTTATTTTTAATGAGAAACTCAATAAGTTCATATTCCTTTGTGGTTAACTTTAATTCTTTACCATCTTTTTCCGCAGTTCTTCTTTTTATATCGATAACTATATCCTTTGACTTTATTACCTCTTCAAGCCTTTCATTTTTCCCCATCCGACGGAAAATATTTTTTATTCTAACAACTAGTTCCCTTGGACTAAATGGCTTTGAAAGATAATCATCCCCGCCAATCTCTAAGCCTAATATCCTATCAAATTCTTCGTCCTTGGCGGATATAAATATTATGGGAATATCGCTTGTCTTTCTAATCTCTTTACAAAGCTCTATACCATCTATACCAGGCATCATTATATCAAGAACTATTAGATCCGGGCATAGCTCTTTGGTTTTACTTAATAAATTCATTCCATTTTCAAAAAGTGTTACTTTATAGCCTTCTTTTTCAAGATACTTCTTAACAAGCTCCCTTATGTTTTTCTCGTCATCTACAACAAAAATATGCTTCATTGACTACCACCCCATTATTTTATGATATGTGGAATATGTCCTTTAAACTGTGCCTTATACAGCTCCCAATAAATCCCCTCAAGCTTAATTAATTCTTCATGGCTTCCCTTTTCCTTAATACCGTTGTCAGTGAGGACTAAAATTTCATCGGCATTCTTTATAGTAGATAATCTGTGGGCTATGATAATGGTTGTTCTATCCTTAGCTAGATGCTCAATAGATTTCTGAATGGCAAGCTCCGTAGCATTATCTAGGGATGATGTGGCTTCATCTAATATCAATATAGGAGGATTCTTTAAAAACACCCTGGCTATAGCAATCCTTTGTTTTTGTCCACCGGAAAGCTTTACTCCTCGTTCTCCAACTATAGTATCGTATCCATTCTTAAGATCCATTATAAACTCATGTATATTTGCCTTTCTAGCGGCCTCTACAATCTCCCTATCCGTAGCATCGGGGTTACCATACAGTATATTTTCCCTTATTGTTCCCCAGAAAATAAATACATCCTGCTGGACAAAACCAATATTTTTTCTTAGGGAATGTAATTTTATATCTTTAATATTTGTGTTGTCAATTATGATATCTCCTTTTTGAGCTTCATAAAATCTAGGTATCAAGTTTGATATAGTTGTCTTGCCTACACCGGAAGGCCCTACTAGGGCAATAGTTTTTCCCGAATCGATCTTTAGGTTCACATCCTCTAATACCCATTCATCCTTGTCCCCATATCTAAAATATGTATTGATAAATTTGATTTCTCCCTTTGGATTCTTTAAGTCTATTGCATTTTCCCCATCAATTATGTCTGACTGTACATTCATTAATTCAACAAATCTTTCAAAACCCGCAATCCCAGATTGAAATTGTTGAGTAAATTGAATAAGTCTTCTAACGGGCCTAAGCATAAATGCCATGTATAAAAGATATGCGACTAAATCTCCCATACTAATCATATCATAGTATTTCAATATGCCCCCCAGTGAAATAACTACTACATTAAGCATATCCGCTAAAAAATGAGTTCCCGATGAAAAAACACCCATAGCTTTATAAGCAAATGTCCAGGACTCTCTATATGCCATATTATTAATTTCAAATTTATCCATCTCAAATTCTTCATTTGCAAAGGATTTTGAAAGCCTTATACCTGAAATACTATTTTCCAACTGTGCATTTATATCCGCATGATTTCTTCTTACATTTCTAAAGGCTATTGCCATAGCTTTTCTTTTGTTGATAGTAAATAATATAAGTAATATAACAAATAAAAATACCACTAGGGTTAATATCACATTAATTTTAAGTAAAATTATAAAGCTCCCAATAATCATAATCGAAGCTATAAATATATCCTCTGGCCCATGATGGGCAGTCTCAGCAATCTCCCTTAAATCTCCCACAAGTCTAGACATAATTTGCCCAGTTTTATTGTCATCAAAATATTTAAAGGGTAAAATCTGAATATGCTTAAATAAATCCTTTCGCATATCAAACTCAATCCTCGATCCCATAACATGTCCCCAGTATTGCATTATAAATTGACAAATCATTCTAATAATATACATTGCTATAATCAATATAGTAAAGGTAATTATTAATCTAATTTTACCATTAGGTATAAAATCATCTATAAAACTTCTCGAAAACATCGGAAAAACTAAGTCCAATGCTGCAACAACTATTGCACAAATCATATCCAATATAAAAAGCTTTTTATGGGGCTTATAATACGAAGCAAATCTTTTAATCATTTCTTCCTCCTATATAATGTTATCCCAATTATTATTGTAACATAATTTTTAAATAAAATAGTTTTCTATAGTCACCATGGTTATTATAATAAGTTATAGTAATTTTCATTTATACCCTTTATAAGCTCAGAGGGTTCTTCTCTATAATAAATATAAAGTTTGTGCAGTGCCCTTGTTATTGCAACATAAAATAGCTTTGTATGGAGTTCATCATTAAAATATATATCCTTAGAACAATCATATACCATTACTGCATCGAACTCTAATCCCTTAGCTAAATATGACGGAATAATAACTACCCCACCTTTATATTCTATATCCTTGTGGATAATTAACTGAACATCCCTTACCTGAAATTTATTTATTTTTTTATAAACTTCATTACTATGGATACTGGTCTTGCATATGATGGCAATTGACCTATGCCCTTCATTCTGTAGTATTCCTATATTTTTAGCCATTTCATTTATAATTGCTTCTTTACTTTCTTTTTGGATAATATAGGGCTTTTCTCCAGCCCTAAGGACAGGCTCCGCCAAAGTAATATCCGGTTTATTTAATTTTCTTATTACTTCATTTGCAAAATTCATTATTTCCATAGTGGACCTATAACATTTTTTTATGGTTAAATAATTTATTTTTCTATTTTTAAACACATTATTAATTATATCATTCCAATTATCTATACCTCTATATGAGTGAATCCCTTGGGATAGATCTCCGACTATAGTAAAGGAATTATTTGAACTTAGTTCCTTTAGGATCATCATTTGTAGAGGACTATAATCTTGGGCCTCATCAATGACTATATGGCTGAATCTTTTTTTCAAGCTTAATCCCATCAATTTATTTTTCATATATAATAATGGAGGTAAATCTTCTCTCTCAAAATATTCACCATCAAAAATCCTTTTAGAATACTCTATAATAAAATTTATATGCCCTTCCTCTAGTTCCCCGTTACAGTATTTATCTAGGTGAGCGTAATCAGTCAACAGCTCCCTATACAAATCTTCTGTTTTTATATCTCCCCACATTTTAAAATACTTAGCTATGGATGGTTGTATATTGCTATCTATTGAATTTAAAAGCCTATCCCTTTCATCATATATTTCTATAAGCTTTTTTCTTAGCTCTTTCTCATCACTTCTAAGTTTCTTTATTTCACTAACAAGCCCATTATATTTTCCATTAATCCTATCCTTTAAGCTATCTATCCTTTCATTTAAAGTCTGTTTAAAATATTTTCGTATTCTTTCTATTCTTGATGAAACAGGAAGATAGCTATAGTCTTTATAGAACATTTTTTTTATATCAGTGTAGGAATAAATAATATAGTCATTTATTTTAAGATCAATTGGTGGAACCAAGGTATTTATAAAGTCTTCAAGAAAATTATCGAGTATTTCTTTAAAAAGAGTTGAACCCTTAAAGGATGAAAAGAACTTAATATTGCGCCTTTGATGAAAAGAAAACGAATCATAATCTAACAATTTTAAAAGCTTGTCTTCACTATCTACAAATGTATATTCTCCTTCTAGAAGCTTTACTGCAATATCTTCAAAGGTAGATTGAGTAATTTCTTCTACCCCCAAATCCGGTAATACATCGCCTATATAATTTAAAAAAAGATTATTCGGTACAATAATGAGAATATTTTCAGGTTTTAAGATATCCTTATAGGTATACATTAGAT
This is a stretch of genomic DNA from Maledivibacter sp.. It encodes these proteins:
- a CDS encoding ABC transporter ATP-binding protein/permease; this encodes MIKRFASYYKPHKKLFILDMICAIVVAALDLVFPMFSRSFIDDFIPNGKIRLIITFTILIIAMYIIRMICQFIMQYWGHVMGSRIEFDMRKDLFKHIQILPFKYFDDNKTGQIMSRLVGDLREIAETAHHGPEDIFIASIMIIGSFIILLKINVILTLVVFLFVILLILFTINKRKAMAIAFRNVRRNHADINAQLENSISGIRLSKSFANEEFEMDKFEINNMAYRESWTFAYKAMGVFSSGTHFLADMLNVVVISLGGILKYYDMISMGDLVAYLLYMAFMLRPVRRLIQFTQQFQSGIAGFERFVELMNVQSDIIDGENAIDLKNPKGEIKFINTYFRYGDKDEWVLEDVNLKIDSGKTIALVGPSGVGKTTISNLIPRFYEAQKGDIIIDNTNIKDIKLHSLRKNIGFVQQDVFIFWGTIRENILYGNPDATDREIVEAARKANIHEFIMDLKNGYDTIVGERGVKLSGGQKQRIAIARVFLKNPPILILDEATSSLDNATELAIQKSIEHLAKDRTTIIIAHRLSTIKNADEILVLTDNGIKEKGSHEELIKLEGIYWELYKAQFKGHIPHIIK
- a CDS encoding response regulator transcription factor, which gives rise to MKHIFVVDDEKNIRELVKKYLEKEGYKVTLFENGMNLLSKTKELCPDLIVLDIMMPGIDGIELCKEIRKTSDIPIIFISAKDEEFDRILGLEIGGDDYLSKPFSPRELVVRIKNIFRRMGKNERLEEVIKSKDIVIDIKRRTAEKDGKELKLTTKEYELIEFLIKNKNIPFTREQLIENVWGYDYLGDLRVIDDLVKRIRKKLKNVDSHLEISTVWGYGYKISE
- a CDS encoding UvrD-helicase domain-containing protein, translating into MLANKHPDYIGEKDYLKDTCGCIDKEGIYLQEEIQTYKNQLEGFRKLSGGGYSNEYEITSHLYEINAKKLGLLKRAKNKPYFGRIDFRQLGKDEFEPFYIGKTSLVRREDDKRLIIDWRAPIAGLYYSGELGEAMYTAPQGLIMGDLELKRQYEIEDRQLVNIFDKGLTPMDEFLQKALWQKKDNRLKDIVTTIQGEQNDIIRADKGDVVIVQGVAGSGKTTIVLHRIAYLMYTYKDILKPENILIIVPNNLFLNYIGDVLPDLGVEEITQSTFEDIAVKLLEGEYTFVDSEDKLLKLLDYDSFSFHQRRNIKFFSSFKGSTLFKEILDNFLEDFINTLVPPIDLKINDYIIYSYTDIKKMFYKDYSYLPVSSRIERIRKYFKQTLNERIDSLKDRINGKYNGLVSEIKKLRSDEKELRKKLIEIYDERDRLLNSIDSNIQPSIAKYFKMWGDIKTEDLYRELLTDYAHLDKYCNGELEEGHINFIIEYSKRIFDGEYFEREDLPPLLYMKNKLMGLSLKKRFSHIVIDEAQDYSPLQMMILKELSSNNSFTIVGDLSQGIHSYRGIDNWNDIINNVFKNRKINYLTIKKCYRSTMEIMNFANEVIRKLNKPDITLAEPVLRAGEKPYIIQKESKEAIINEMAKNIGILQNEGHRSIAIICKTSIHSNEVYKKINKFQVRDVQLIIHKDIEYKGGVVIIPSYLAKGLEFDAVMVYDCSKDIYFNDELHTKLFYVAITRALHKLYIYYREEPSELIKGINENYYNLL